From Salvia splendens isolate huo1 chromosome 3, SspV2, whole genome shotgun sequence, a single genomic window includes:
- the LOC121793564 gene encoding RING-H2 finger protein ATL2-like isoform X1, with amino-acid sequence MSTSDERVKAAEPGQGYALSGKIMLSAIVVLFAVVVFMVGLHLYARWYLVRLRRRQIERHRQRRGARPHVVLYADRVLPGADRGLELAVLNSLPVFLHHHQPAAAEKEQEVAPPECAVCLSEFEEKEIVRLLPTCNHSFHIECIDMWFRSHSTCPLCRSPVEKVVGHAAAEPLESVEESNSSEPVSSSRPGLCDTCQHAEGETTSSSSLSSLGARKGADLIGVRIEVPARRPEAVFELTQSSPASRLAYFKRILSMGRRSPAAGASSSTSSGGWGPTTPRGVGTSGGCHELDLESGIGESKRVTGGVVETR; translated from the coding sequence ATGTCTACATCGGACGAACGGGTGAAGGCGGCGGAGCCAGGGCAGGGCTACGCGTTGAGCGGGAAGATAATGCTCAGCGCCATCGTCGTGCTCTTCGCCGTCGTCGTTTTCATGGTTGGCCTCCACCTCTACGCCCGGTGGTACCTCGTCAGGCTCCGCCGCCGGCAAATTGAGCGTCACCGCCAGCGCCGCGGCGCCCGGCCCCACGTCGTGCTCTACGCCGACCGCGTTCTCCCCGGCGCCGACCGCGGCCTCGAGCTTGCGGTGCTGAACTCGCTCCCGGTgttcctccaccaccaccagcctGCGGCGGCGGAGAAGGAGCAGGAGGTGGCGCCGCCGGAGTGCGCCGTCTGCCTGTCGGAATTCGAAGAGAAGGAAATCGTGCGGCTGCTGCCGACATGCAACCACTCTTTCCACATAGAGTGCATAGACATGTGGTTCCGCTCGCACTCCACCTGCCCGCTCTGCCGCTCGCCGGTCGAGAAAGTGGTGGGCCACGCCGCCGCGGAGCCGCTCGAATCGGTGGAGGAGTCGAATTCGTCTGAACCGGTTTCGAGCTCGAGGCCCGGTTTATGCGACACGTGTCAGCACGCGGAAGGGGAAACGACGTCGTCGTCGTCGTTGTCATCCCTGGGGGCGAGAAAGGGGGCGGATTTGATAGGGGTGAGAATTGAGGTGCCGGCGAGGCGGCCGGAGGCGGTGTTCGAGTTGACTCAGAGCTCGCCGGCGAGTCGGCTAGCGTATTTCAAGAGAATTCTCAGTATGGGGAGGAGGTCACCGGCGGCGGGggcctcctcctccacctccagTGGTGGGTGGGGTCCGACGACGCCGCGTGGGGTTGGTACGAGTGGTGGGTGCCACGAGTTGGATTTGGAGAGTGGGATCGGTGAGTCAAAGCGGGTAACCGGTGGGGTAGTGGAAACGAGGTGA
- the LOC121793564 gene encoding RING-H2 finger protein ATL2-like isoform X2 — protein sequence MSTSDERVKAAEPGQGYALSGKIMLSAIVVLFAVVVFMVGLHLYARWYLVRLRRRQIERHRQRRGARPHVVLYADRVLPGADRGLELAVLNSLPVFLHHHQPAAAEKEQEVAPPECAVCLSEFEEKEIVRLLPTCNHSFHIECIDMWFRSHSTCPLCRSPVEKVVGHAAAEPLESVEESNSSEPVSSSRPGLCDTCQHAEGETTSSSSLSSLGARKGADLIGVRIEVPARRPEAVFELTQSSPASRLAYFKRILLHLQWWVGSDDAAWGWYEWWVPRVGFGEWDR from the exons ATGTCTACATCGGACGAACGGGTGAAGGCGGCGGAGCCAGGGCAGGGCTACGCGTTGAGCGGGAAGATAATGCTCAGCGCCATCGTCGTGCTCTTCGCCGTCGTCGTTTTCATGGTTGGCCTCCACCTCTACGCCCGGTGGTACCTCGTCAGGCTCCGCCGCCGGCAAATTGAGCGTCACCGCCAGCGCCGCGGCGCCCGGCCCCACGTCGTGCTCTACGCCGACCGCGTTCTCCCCGGCGCCGACCGCGGCCTCGAGCTTGCGGTGCTGAACTCGCTCCCGGTgttcctccaccaccaccagcctGCGGCGGCGGAGAAGGAGCAGGAGGTGGCGCCGCCGGAGTGCGCCGTCTGCCTGTCGGAATTCGAAGAGAAGGAAATCGTGCGGCTGCTGCCGACATGCAACCACTCTTTCCACATAGAGTGCATAGACATGTGGTTCCGCTCGCACTCCACCTGCCCGCTCTGCCGCTCGCCGGTCGAGAAAGTGGTGGGCCACGCCGCCGCGGAGCCGCTCGAATCGGTGGAGGAGTCGAATTCGTCTGAACCGGTTTCGAGCTCGAGGCCCGGTTTATGCGACACGTGTCAGCACGCGGAAGGGGAAACGACGTCGTCGTCGTCGTTGTCATCCCTGGGGGCGAGAAAGGGGGCGGATTTGATAGGGGTGAGAATTGAGGTGCCGGCGAGGCGGCCGGAGGCGGTGTTCGAGTTGACTCAGAGCTCGCCGGCGAGTCGGCTAGCGTATTTCAAGAGAAT cctcctccacctccagTGGTGGGTGGGGTCCGACGACGCCGCGTGGGGTTGGTACGAGTGGTGGGTGCCACGAGTTGGATTTGGAGAGTGGGATCGGTGA